One genomic segment of Saccharomyces kudriavzevii IFO 1802 strain IFO1802 genome assembly, chromosome: 8 includes these proteins:
- the RPN1 gene encoding proteasome regulatory particle base subunit RPN1 (similar to Saccharomyces cerevisiae RPN1 (YHR027C); ancestral locus Anc_5.271), whose product MVDESDKTQQAIDEQSQINAEKQTSNKKDNKKDKKKEEEEQLSEEDAKLKADLELLVERLKEDDASLYDASLTALKEFIKNSTSSMTAVPKPLKFLRPAYPELCAIYDKWTDSNLKSSLADVLSILAMTYSENGKHDSLRYRLLSDVPEFEGWGHEYIRHLALEIGEVYNDQVEKDAEDETSSEGSKGDRASSTSGFEFSKEDTLRLCLDIVPYFLKHNGEEDAVDLLLEIEAIDKLPQFVDENTFQRVCQYMVACVPLLPPPEDVAFLKTAYSIYLSQNELTDAVALAVRLGEEEMIRSVFDATSDPVMHKQLAYILAAQKTSFEYEGVQDIIGNGKLSEHFLYLAKELNLTGPKVPEDIYKSHLDNSKSVFSSAGLDSAQQNLASSFVNGFLNLGYCNDKLIVDNDNWVYKTKGDGMTSAVASIGSIYQWNLDGLQQLDKYLYVDEPEVKAGALLGIGISASGVHDGEVEPALLLLQDYVTNPDTKISSAAILGLGIAFAGSKNDELLGLLLPIAASTDLPIETAAMASLALAHVFVGTCNGDITTSIMDNFLERTPVELKTDWVRFLALALGILYMGQGEQVDDVLETISAIEHPMTSAIEVLVGSCAYTGTGDVLLIQDLLHRLTPKNVKDEEDADEEDVTDGQTNSISDFIGEQLIESGKNDETESGVDEMDVDVEGEEVEVKAEVAEKKNGETVESEEVKVEEEKGKSDDKDATVDGKNEDEDEEKEAGVVDELAYAVLGIALITLGEDIGKEMSLRHFGHLMHYGNEHIRRMVPLAMGIVSVSDPQMKVFDTLTRFSHDADLDVSMNSIFAMGLCGAGTNNARLAQLLRQLASYYSREQDALFITRMAQGLLHLGKGTMTLDVFNDAHVLNKVTLASILTTAVGLVSPSFMLKHHQLFYMLNAGVRPKFILALNDEGEPIKVNVRVGQAVETVGQAGRPKKITGWITQSTPVLLNHGERAELETDEYISYTSHIEGVVILKKNPDYHEEE is encoded by the coding sequence ATGGTGGACGAAAGTGATAAGACACAACAAGCTATCGACGAGCAATCGCAGATAAATGCTGAGAAGCAaacttcaaataaaaaggataataaaaaggataaaaagaaggaggaagaggaaCAATTATCCGAAGAAGATGCGAAGCTCAAAGCAGACTTAGAACTACTAGTTGAAAGACTGAAAGAGGACGATGCATCTTTATATGATGCGTCCTTAACTGCCTTGaaagaattcatcaaaaattctACAAGTTCTATGACCGCGGTTCCCAAAcctttaaaatttcttcgTCCTGCATACCCAGAGCTATGCGCTATCTACGACAAGTGGACAGATTCgaatttgaaatcttcGTTGGCTGATGTTTTGTCCATACTGGCCATGACGTACTCTGAGAATGGTAAGCATGATTCTTTGAGATATAGATTACTTTCCGATGTTCCTGAATTCGAGGGCTGGGGTCATGAGTACATTCGTCATTTGGCTTTAGAGATTGGCGAAGTATATAATGATCAGGTAGAAAAAGAcgctgaagatgaaacgTCCTCCGAGGGATCTAAAGGCGACAGAGCTTCATCTACTAGTGGATTCGAATTTTCCAAGGAAGATACCTTACGTTTATGCTTAGATATTGTCCCATACTTTTTGAAACACAACGGTGAAGAAGATGCCGTGGACTTActtttggaaattgaagcCATTGATAAACTGCCCCAATTCGTAGATGAGAacacttttcaaagagtttGTCAATACATGGTTGCATGTGTTCCTCTTTTGCCACCTCCCGAAGATGTGGCGTTTTTAAAGACCGCATATTCCATTTATTTATCGCAAAACGAACTTACAGACGCGGTTGCTTTGGCAGTCAGACTAGGAGAGGAAGAAATGATCAGATCTGTTTTTGATGCTACTAGTGATCCAGTAATGCATAAACAATTAGCATATATTTTAGCCGCACAAAAAACATCGTTTGAATACGAAGGCGTTCAGGATATAATTGGCAATGGTAAGTTATCAGAACACTTTCTGTATCTTGCTAAGGAATTGAATTTAACCGGGCCAAAAGTTCCAgaagatatatataagagTCATTTGGATAACTCCAAGTCTGTATTCTCAAGTGCTGGCCTAGACTCTGCTCAACAAAATTTGGCTTCGTCATTTGTCAACGGATTCTTGAACTTAGGTTATTGTAACGATAAGTTAATTGTGGATAACGATAACTGGGTCTATAAAACCAAAGGTGATGGTATGACTTCTGCGGTGGCCAGTATTGGGTCTATATACCAGTGGAATTTGGATGGTTTACAACAACTGgataaatatttatacgTTGATGAACCAGAAGTCAAAGCTGGTGCACTGTTAGGTATCGGTATTTCCGCTTCTGGTGTGCATGATGGTGAAGTTGAACCAGCTTTGCTACTTTTACAGGATTACGTCACTAATCCAGACACTAAAATTAGTTCAGCAGCGATACTTGGTCTAGGTATTGCATTTGCTGGAAGTAAGAATGATGAACTGTTGGGTTTATTGTTGCCAATCGCTGCATCCACCGATTTACCTATTGAAACCGCAGCTATGGCATCCTTGGCCTTAGCTCATGTCTTTGTTGGTACCTGTAATGGTGATATCACGACTTCTATCATGGATAACTTTTTAGAGCGTACACCTGTCGAGCTGAAGACCGACTGGGTAAGATTTTTGGCACTTGCATTAGGTATTCTTTACATGGGCCAAGGCGAGCAAGTAGATGATGTTCTGGAAACCATTAGCGCTATCGAACATCCAATGACATCAGCTATCGAAGTATTGGTCGGTTCATGCGCTTACACAGGCACTGGTGATGTTTTGCTAATTCAAGATTTATTGCATCGTTTGACCCCTAAGAACGTtaaggatgaagaagatgccgatgaagaagatgttACCGATGGCCAGACTAATAGCATAAGTGATTTTATTGGTGAGCAACTGATTGAAAGTGGCAAGAACGACGAAACCGAGAGTGGAGTCGACGAAATGGATGTTGATGTCGAAGGAGAGGAAGTTGAGGTAAAGGCTGAAGTggctgaaaagaagaatggcGAAACTGTAGAAAGTGAAGAGGTAaaagtggaagaagaaaagggaaaatcCGACGATAAAGATGCTACTgttgatggaaaaaatgaagatgaagatgaagaaaaggaagctGGCGTGGTCGATGAACTTGCGTATGCAGTTTTGGGTATTGCCTTGATAACCCTTGGTGAAGATATTGGCAAAGAAATGTCCTTGCGTCACTTCGGTCATTTAATGCATTATGGTAATGAACATATCCGTCGTATGGTACCTTTGGCAATGGGTATTGTTTCTGTATCCGATCCACAAATGAAGGTTTTCGATACTTTAACTCGTTTTTCGCATGATGCTGATTTGGATGTTTCCATGAATTCTATTTTTGCCATGGGTTTATGCGGTGCAGGTACTAACAATGCAAGATTAGCTCAACTGTTGAGACAGTTAGCAAGTTATTATTCACGCGAACAGGATGCCTTGTTCATCACAAGAATGGCACAGGGGCTATTACACTTAGGTAAGGGTACTATGACATTGGATGTATTCAATGATGCTCATGTTTTAAATAAAGTCACATTAGCATCAATCTTAACCACCGCGGTCGGATTAGTATCCCCAAGTTTCATGTTGAAGCATCACCAGCTGTTCTACATGTTGAATGCTGGTGTAAGGCCAAAGTTTATTCTAGCATTAAATGATGAAGGAGAACCAATAAAGGTGAACGTACGTGTCGGACAGGCAGTAGAAACTGTTGGGCAAGCGGGCAGGCCAAAGAAGATCACCGGATGGATTACACAGTCCACCCCTGTTCTACTGAATCATGGTGAAAGAGCAGAACTAGAAACCGACGAATATATTAGTTATACTAGTCACATTGAGGGCGTGGTGATTTTAAAGAAGAACCCTGACTATCATGAAGAGGAATAA
- the YHI9 gene encoding Yhi9p (similar to Saccharomyces cerevisiae YHI9 (YHR029C); ancestral locus Anc_5.273) has protein sequence MTLIVPFKQVDVFTEKPFKGNPVAVINFLSIDESEVTQNELQAIANWTNLSETTFLFKPSDNKYDYKLRIFSPRNEMPFAGHPTIGSCKAFLEFTKNTTATSIVQECGAGAIPLTIKEGLISFKAPIADYEGISSDVIAGYEQAIGLKFVAAPALLHTGPEWIVALVDDAETCLNANPNFTMLADQTNQNKHVGIILAGPKKNASIRNSYEMRAFAPVINVNEDPVCGSGSVALARYLQELYNFEESTSITISQGGRLQRDGHIVASIIQEGDGNTSYHVAGHAITVIDGNIAL, from the coding sequence atgacTTTAATAGTGCCTTTTAAGCAAGTTGATGTATTCACAGAGAAACCGTTCAAAGGAAATCCCGTTGCGGTGATAAACTTCTTGAGTATCGATGAAAGTGAAGTTACTCAAAATGAATTACAAGCAATTGCCAATTGGACAAACTTATCAGAAACaacttttttattcaagcCGTCCGACAATAAATATGATTACAAGTTGAGGATTTTTAGCCCAAGAAACGAAATGCCATTTGCTGGACATCCGACCATTGGATCTTGTAAAGCTTTCCTTGAGTTTACCAAAAATACAACTGCTACTTCGATTGTTCAAGAATGTGGAGCGGGTGCGATACCATTAACAATTAAAGAGGGGCTAATCAGCTTTAAAGCTCCAATAGCGGACTACGAAGGCATCTCTAGTGACGTGATTGCTGGTTACGAACAAGCGATCGGCTTAAAATTCGTTGCGGCTCCTGCCCTCCTGCACACAGGACCAGAATGGATTGTCGCGCTAGTGGACGATGCAGAGACTTGTTTAAATGCCAATCCGAATTTTACTATGCTTGCAGACCAAACGAATCAGAATAAACATGTTGGAATTATTTTGGCAGGTCCTAAAAAGAATGCTTCAATCAGAAATTCCTATGAAATGAGGGCATTTGCTCCAGTGATAAACGTTAATGAAGATCCAGTGTGCGGAAGTGGCTCGGTGGCGCTTGCAAGATATCTACAAGAACTTTACAATTTCGAAGAATCCACAAGCATTACTATTTCTCAGGGAGGAAGACTGCAAAGGGATGGTCATATTGTCGCTTCGATTATTCAAGAAGGAGATGGTAACACCTCATACCATGTGGCAGGTCATGCAATTACTGTTATCGATGGTAATATCGCACTCTAA
- the SLT2 gene encoding mitogen-activated serine/threonine-protein kinase SLT2 (similar to Saccharomyces cerevisiae SLT2 (YHR030C) and KDX1 (YKL161C); ancestral locus Anc_5.274): MTDKMERHTFKVFNQDFSVDKRFQLIKEIGHGAYGIVCSARFAEAAEDTTVAIKKVTNVFSKTLLCKRSLRELKLLRHFRGHKNITCLYDMDIVFYPDGSINGLYLYEELMECDMHQIIKSGQPLTDAHYQSFTYQILCGLKYIHSADVLHRDLKPGNLLVNADCQLKICDFGLARGYSENPVENSQFLTEYVATRWYRAPEIMLSYQGYTKAIDVWSAGCILAEFLGGKPVFKGKDYVNQLNQILQVLGTPPDETLKRIGSKNVQDYIHQLGFIPKVPFVNLYPNANSQALDLLEKMLAFDPQRRITVDEALEHPYLSIWHDPADEPVCSEKFEFSFESVNDMEDLKQMVIQEVQDFRRFVRQPLLEEQKQQRLQQQQQQQQQQQPISNADNGKHGMGEENYSKQMAAPSNPVAPQQESFGIHSQNLPRHDTDFPPRPQESLMEMRPAPGTTTDIPPQDDNDTLLDLERELEFGLDRKYF, from the coding sequence ATGACTGACAAAATGGAGAGACATACTTTCAAAGTCTTCAATCAAGATTTCAGTGTAGATAAGAGGTTTCAActcatcaaagaaattggaCATGGGGCATATGGTATAGTGTGCTCAGCACGGTTTGCAGAAGCTGCCGAGGATACTACAGTGGCTATCAAAAAGGTGACAAATGTGTTTTCGAAAACGTTACTCTGTAAAAGGTCACTACGAGAATTAAAACTTTTGAGGCATTTTAGAGGCCACAAAAATATAACTTGTCTTTATGATATGgatattgttttttatcCGGATGGGTCTATCAATGGCCTATATCTTTATGAAGAGCTTATGGAATGTGACATGCATCAAATTATCAAATCTGGTCAACCTTTGACGGATGCTCACTATCAAAGTTTCACATACCAAATATTATGTGGGCTCAAGTATATTCATTCCGCAGATGTCTTGCATCGTGACTTGAAGCCCGGCAACTTACTTGTTAATGCCGATTGTCAGTTAAAAATCTGTGATTTTGGGTTAGCAAGAGGTTATTCTGAAAATCCAGTAGAAAACAGTCAATTTTTGACGGAGTACGTGGCCACGAGATGGTATAGAGCTCCAGAAATCATGTTAAGTTATCAGGGCTATACTAAGGCAATCGACGTATGGTCAGCCGGCTGTATTTTAGCGGAGTTTCTCGGCGGGAAGCCAGTATTCAAGGGGAAGGACTACGTTAATCAACTGAATCAAATATTACAGGTTTTGGGAACACCTCCAGATGAAACTTTAAAAAGAATTGGCTCTAAGAATGTTCAAGATTACATCCATCAGCTAGGTTTCATTCCAAAAGTACCTTTCGTTAATTTATACCCGAATGCCAACTCACAAGCGCTAGACTTGTTAGAGAAAATGCTCGCGTTTGACCCTCAAAGGAGAATCACCGTCGATGAAGCTCTGGAGCACCCTTATTTGTCTATATGGCATGATCCAGCAGACGAACCAGTTTgtagtgaaaaatttgaatttagtTTTGAATCCGTTAACGACATGGAGGATTTGAAACAAATGGTTATACAAGAAGTGCAAGACTTTAGACGATTTGTAAGACAACCACTAttagaagaacaaaagcaaCAGCGGttgcagcagcaacagcaacagcagcagcagcagcagcctATTTCAAATGCAGATAATGGAAAACATGGGATGGGTGAAGAAAACTATTCAAAACAAATGGCCGCGCCTTCTAACCCTGTCGCGCCACAACAAGAATCGTTTGGTATCCACTCTCAAAATTTGCCCAGGCATGATACAGATTTCCCTCCCCGACCCCAGGAAAGTCTGATGGAAATGAGACCTGCTCCTGGGACTACAACTGATATTCCCCCTCAGGATGATAATGACACGCTTCTAGATCTTGAAAGAGAACTGGAGTTTGGCTTAGATAGAAAGTATTTCTAG
- the DAP2 gene encoding dipeptidyl aminopeptidase (similar to Saccharomyces cerevisiae DAP2 (YHR028C); ancestral locus Anc_5.272), whose product MEGGEEEVERIPDEIFNPKKKQLLDRLIRVGLILVLLIWGTVLLLRSIPYHSSRPDSQKTDPNYTNDGKLKVSFANVRNNTFLPKYHELQWIIADKAEEDDLGLYVTFMNDSYVVKSVYEDSYNNVLLKGNTFLHNGQNFTVQSIVASPDLKQLLIRTNSVQNWRHSTFGSYFVYDEKSSSFDLIGNDLALAIWSPNSDDIAYVQDNNIYIYSTTSKETVRAVTNDGSSFLFNGKPDWVYEEEVFEDDKALWWSSTGDYLAFLKIDESEVGEFVIPYYVQNDKDVYPEMRSIKYPKSGTPNPHAEVWVYSMKDETSYHPRINGDKKDESLLITEVTWVGDSNVLIKATDRSSDVLTIFLVDTIAKTSNVVRNESARGGWWEITHNTLFIPANKALDRPHNGYVDIVPIDGYNHLAFFENSNNSYFKKLTKGEWEVVNGPLAFDSKENRLYFISTQKNSTERHVYCIDLKSPDDIIEVTDTAEDGVYDVSFSSGRRFGLLTYKGPKVPYQKIVDFHSHKIDKHTEGNGLGETLYYLERNEEISKTLDDYSVPKKIFKELNLGKDESGVDILVNSYEIFPNDFDETLDGHYPVFFFAYGGPNSQQVIKTFSVGFNEVVASQLNAVVVVVDGRGTGFKGQSFRALVRDKLGDYEARDQISAASLYSSLSFVDSQKISLFGWSYGGYLTLKTLEKDAGKHFKYGMSVAPVTDWRFYDSVYTERYMHTPQENFDGYVESSVHNVTALAQANRFLLMHGTGDDNVHFQNSLKFLDLLNLNGVENYDVHVFPDSDHSIRYHNANVIVFDKLLAWAKHAFNGEYVK is encoded by the coding sequence ATGGAAGGtggtgaagaagaagttgaacGCATCCccgatgaaattttcaatccaaaaaaaaagcagtTGCTAGATAGATTGATAAGGGTTGGATTAATTCTTGTTCTCCTGATATGGGGTACTGTTCTATTACTAAGGAGTATACCATATCATTCAAGTAGACCAGATTCTCAAAAAACAGATCCCAATTATACAAATGATGGGAAATTAAAGGTATCTTTTGCTAACGTTAGGAATAATACGTTTCTACCCAAATACCATGAATTACAATGGATCATTGCCGATAAAGcggaagaagatgatttaGGTCTTTATGTTACATTTATGAATGATAGCTATGTTGTCAAATCTGTTTATGAAGATTCATACAATAACGTTCTTTTGAAGGGAAACACTTTCCTCCACAATGGTCAAAACTTCACTGTTCAATCAATAGTCGCATCTCCGGATCTTAAGCAACTATTGATTAGAACAAATAGTGTACAGAATTGGAGACATTCCACCTTCGGTTCGTATTTTGTCTACGACGAAAAAAGCTCATCCTTCGACCTGATCGGAAATGATTTGGCCTTAGCCATATGGTCCCCTAATTCCGATGATATTGCATATGTCCAAGATAacaatatatacatttattCTACTACCTCAAAAGAGACTGTGCGGGCTGTTACTAATGACGGGAgttctttcctttttaacGGTAAGCCGGATTGGGTTtacgaagaagaagtctTTGAAGACGACAAAGCTTTGTGGTGGTCGTCAACCGGTGATTACCTAGCATTCTTAAAGATTGACGAATCAGAAGTTGGTGAGTTTGTTATTCCCTATTATGTTCAGAATGATAAAGATGTGTATCCGGAAATGCGTAGCATCAAGTACCCGAAGAGTGGTACACCGAATCCTCATGCTGAAGTGTGGGTATATAGTATGAAGGATGAAACATCCTATCATCCTAGGATAAACGGAGATAAAAAGGATGAAAGTCTACTGATCACTGAAGTCACATGGGTCGGAGATAGCAACGTCTTGATCAAGGCTACAGATCGTTCTTCGGACGTGTTAACAATATTTTTAGTAGATACAATTGCAAAGACCTCAAACGTTGTAAGAAATGAAAGTGCTCGCGGAGGATGGTGGGAGATTACGCATAATACCCTGTTTATTCCAGCTAACAAGGCTCTTGATAGACCCCATAATGGTTATGTGGATATTGTACCAATAGATGGTTACAATCACTTAGCTTTTTTTGAGAATAGTAATAATTCGTACTTTAAAAAGTTGACTAAGGGGGAATGGGAAGTGGTCAATGGCCCCCTTGCCTTTGATTCAAAGGAGAATCGTCTCTACTTTATCTCCACTCAAAAGAACTCGACCGAGCGTCATGTTTACTGTATAGATTTAAAATCCCCGGATGATATTATCGAAGTTACAGACACCGCTGAAGACGGTGTGTATGATgtatccttttcttctggCAGAAGGTTTGGTTTACTTACCTATAAGGGACCTAAGGTTCCGTACCAAAAGATTGTCGACTTCCATTCTCACAAAATTGACAAACACACTGAAGGTAATGGTTTGGGTGAAACATTATACTATTTGGAGAGGAATGAGGAAATAAGCAAAACTTTAGATGACTATTCGGTCCCtaagaaaatattcaaggAGTTGAATTTGGGGAAAGACGAATCGGGAGTCGATATATTGGTGAATTCGTACgaaatatttccaaatgattttgatgaaacaTTGGATGGTCATTATcctgtatttttcttcgcATATGGTGGACCAAATTCCCAGCAGGTCATCAAAACCTTTTCCGTAGGATTCAACGAAGTGGTAGCTTCACAATTAAACGCAGTTGTAGTTGTCGTTGACGGCCGTGGAACTGGGTTTAAGGGACAAAGCTTCAGAGCCCTTGTTCGCGATAAACTCGGTGATTACGAGGCCCGTGACCAAATATCTGCTGCCTCATTGTATAGTTCGCTAAGTTTTGTCGATTCacaaaaaatttccttATTTGGTTGGTCATATGGAGGGTACTTAACACTGAAAACCTTGGAAAAGGATGCGGGAAAACACTTCAAGTACGGAATGTCTGTCGCCCCGGTGACCGACTGGAGATTTTACGATTCTGTTTATACTGAAAGGTACATGCATACTCCCCAAGAAAACTTCGATGGCTACGTAGAATCAAGCGTGCACAATGTCACTGCCTTAGCACAGGCAAACAGGTTTCTATTAATGCACGGAACAGGGGATGACAATGTTCACTTCCAAAACTCTTTGAAGTTCCTGGACCTTTTAAACCTAAATGGCGTCGAAAACTATGATGTTCACGTCTTTCCTGATTCGGACCACAGTATAAGATACCACAATGCGAATGTGATTGTTTTTGACAAGCTACTGGCTTGGGCAAAGCATGCCTTCAATGGGGAATACGTCAAATAA